In Streptomyces sp. NBC_00414, a single window of DNA contains:
- a CDS encoding GNAT family N-acetyltransferase, whose product MRDYCIRTATPDDVDGARSVMLDTVYRDFGTGYVPRWHRDIVDLHGTYLAPVRHTLLVAVDRRDGTVAATAALDSRGPAHPPNPRHLAERYPSGETAQLRRVYVRPEDRRQGLARQLVSGLLDFAAADGGYRSVYLHTDPAVPGAEAFWRSLGKAVHDEREEPGGGQGIVHFEVPLP is encoded by the coding sequence GTGCGTGACTACTGCATAAGAACGGCGACCCCCGACGACGTCGACGGCGCCCGCTCCGTGATGCTCGACACCGTGTACCGCGACTTCGGCACGGGCTACGTACCTCGCTGGCACCGGGACATCGTCGACCTCCACGGCACCTACCTCGCGCCCGTCCGCCACACCCTGCTGGTCGCGGTCGACCGGCGGGACGGCACGGTGGCCGCGACCGCCGCGCTCGACTCCCGCGGCCCGGCCCACCCGCCGAACCCGCGCCACCTGGCCGAGCGCTACCCCTCCGGCGAGACCGCCCAGCTGCGCCGGGTCTACGTCCGCCCCGAGGACCGCAGACAGGGCCTGGCCCGACAGCTCGTGTCGGGGCTGCTCGACTTCGCGGCGGCCGACGGCGGCTATCGCTCCGTCTATCTGCACACCGATCCGGCGGTGCCCGGAGCCGAGGCGTTCTGGCGTTCGCTGGGCAAGGCGGTCCACGACGAGCGCGAGGAACCCGGCGGGGGCCAGGGAATCGTGCACTTCGAAGTTCCCCTGCCCTGA
- a CDS encoding MerR family transcriptional regulator, with translation MGDRLRAVDLARAAGISTQQVRNYVETGMLPPVERTESGYRVFTDVHAYALTAARSLAAGHGWPTAGAIMRAVHGDDLETALAVLDASHAELHRERRELAQVLGMLDTLVTLDTPSTPTPTSTNRGGLRIGEVADAVGVRTPVLRLWEARGLLRPTREKSTGYRTYSASEVRLARIVALLRRGEHPFTAIGSVLTELRTGGSPDRVRAELAGRERELRRRSLTRLRGSAALDAYLGRLGRTVP, from the coding sequence GTGGGTGACCGGCTCCGGGCCGTCGATCTCGCGCGGGCGGCCGGTATCTCGACCCAGCAGGTCCGCAACTACGTGGAGACGGGCATGCTGCCGCCCGTGGAGCGCACGGAGAGCGGCTACCGCGTGTTCACGGACGTGCACGCGTACGCGCTCACGGCGGCCCGTTCGCTCGCCGCCGGGCACGGCTGGCCGACGGCCGGCGCGATCATGCGTGCGGTGCACGGCGACGATCTGGAGACCGCCCTCGCCGTACTCGACGCGAGCCATGCCGAACTCCACCGGGAGCGGCGCGAACTCGCCCAGGTCCTTGGCATGTTGGACACACTGGTCACGCTCGACACCCCGTCGACGCCGACGCCGACCTCGACGAATCGTGGTGGTCTGCGTATCGGTGAGGTGGCCGACGCCGTCGGCGTACGGACCCCCGTGCTGCGGCTGTGGGAGGCCCGCGGACTGCTGCGGCCCACGCGTGAGAAGTCCACCGGCTACCGCACCTACTCCGCGTCCGAGGTCCGGCTGGCCCGGATCGTCGCTCTCCTGCGGCGCGGCGAGCATCCCTTCACCGCCATCGGTTCGGTCCTGACCGAGCTGCGTACCGGCGGAAGCCCTGATCGTGTACGGGCCGAACTGGCCGGTCGTGAGCGTGAGTTGCGGCGCCGCAGCCTGACCCGGCTGCGAGGCTCGGCCGCGCTCGACGCCTATCTCGGACGCCTCGGGAGGACGGTTCCGTAG
- the sigJ gene encoding RNA polymerase sigma factor SigJ, which produces MSESPAPETHEQLPTTGQPVTPEQPSTATRQFMEHRELLFAIVYNMLGVVADTEDVLQDTWLSWSGSRARSPERRIENPRAYLVRVAVNHALTRRAVISRRRETYIGPWLPEPLVAASAEGAPADAAEHALRTESVSLAMLVVLESLTPLERAVFVLNEVFGYAHTEIAEVLDRSPAAVRQLAHRARQHVHARRPLYEAHPRVRREATERFVEAALGGDIGALLEILAPDVTVWTDGGGKRRPAGLRPVHGRDKAIRLLTAGASRGAGRKLDLRYRRVNGDDAAVLFAGGSPYAVIVLDLTPEGDRVSGVYVVTNPDKLTHVRPAESQGRDQRDRNRTEADA; this is translated from the coding sequence ATGTCCGAAAGTCCGGCACCGGAGACCCACGAGCAACTGCCCACGACCGGGCAACCGGTCACGCCCGAGCAACCGTCCACGGCGACGCGGCAGTTCATGGAGCACCGCGAGCTGCTGTTCGCGATCGTCTACAACATGCTCGGCGTCGTCGCCGACACCGAGGACGTGCTGCAGGACACCTGGCTGTCCTGGTCCGGCAGCCGCGCCCGGTCGCCGGAGCGGCGCATCGAGAACCCGCGCGCGTACCTGGTGCGCGTCGCGGTGAACCACGCGCTGACGCGCCGGGCCGTGATCAGCCGCCGCCGTGAGACGTACATCGGCCCGTGGCTGCCCGAGCCGCTGGTGGCCGCGTCCGCCGAGGGGGCGCCGGCGGACGCGGCCGAGCACGCCCTGCGTACCGAGTCGGTCTCCCTGGCGATGCTCGTCGTGCTGGAGTCGCTGACCCCGCTGGAGCGGGCGGTGTTCGTCCTCAACGAGGTGTTCGGGTACGCCCACACCGAGATCGCGGAGGTCCTCGACCGCAGCCCCGCGGCGGTGCGCCAGCTCGCGCACCGGGCCCGCCAGCATGTCCACGCCCGCCGTCCGCTGTACGAGGCGCATCCGCGGGTGCGCAGGGAGGCGACCGAGCGGTTCGTCGAGGCCGCGCTCGGCGGGGACATCGGCGCACTGCTGGAGATCCTCGCGCCGGACGTGACGGTGTGGACCGACGGCGGCGGCAAGCGGCGGCCGGCGGGGCTTCGGCCGGTGCACGGACGGGACAAGGCCATCCGCCTCCTCACCGCCGGTGCCTCACGGGGCGCCGGCCGGAAGCTGGACCTCCGCTACCGGCGGGTCAACGGCGACGACGCCGCGGTGCTGTTCGCGGGCGGCTCCCCGTACGCGGTCATCGTCCTGGACCTCACCCCGGAGGGCGACCGGGTGTCCGGCGTCTACGTGGTCACCAACCCCGACAAGCTCACGCACGTACGCCCCGCGGAGAGCCAGGGCCGGGACCAGCGGGACCGGAACCGGACGGAGGCGGACGCGTGA
- a CDS encoding lactate 2-monooxygenase, translated as MTKHWADFQYEIYLNGMTGTVPRLPTDLTRLEELTEQRLGPGPVGYVAGSAGNGSTARANRAALERRRIVPRMLRDVHERDLSVEVLGRRLPAPLALAPVGVLSIMHPDAEPAAARAAAAQGVPYILSSASSTPMEQVAEAMGDGERWFQLYWAKDREVTRSFLDRAKASGFTALFVTLDTPLLAWRPRDLDQAYLPFLHGVGTANYFSDPAFQAGLAKPVHEDPNAAVMHFVGMFADPAKTWPDLEFLRDNWDGPIVLKGVLHPDDARRAVNAGMDGVVVSNHGGRQVAGAVAAADALPRVVEAAGDRLAVFFDSGIRTGDDIFKALALGAEAVLVGRPYAYGLGLDGQAGVEHVIRCLLAELDLTLALSGHAGPGDLGADDLEEETA; from the coding sequence ATGACGAAGCACTGGGCGGACTTCCAGTACGAGATCTATCTGAACGGGATGACGGGAACGGTTCCCCGGCTGCCCACCGACCTGACCCGGCTTGAGGAGCTGACCGAGCAGCGGCTGGGGCCCGGCCCGGTGGGCTACGTGGCGGGCAGCGCGGGCAACGGCAGCACGGCCCGCGCCAACCGGGCCGCACTGGAGCGGCGCCGGATCGTGCCGCGCATGCTGCGTGACGTCCACGAACGCGACCTGTCCGTCGAGGTACTGGGCCGCCGGCTCCCCGCACCCCTCGCGCTCGCGCCGGTCGGTGTCCTGTCGATCATGCATCCGGACGCCGAACCGGCGGCGGCCCGGGCAGCCGCCGCGCAGGGCGTGCCGTACATCCTGTCGTCGGCGTCCAGTACGCCGATGGAGCAGGTCGCGGAGGCGATGGGCGACGGGGAGCGCTGGTTCCAGCTGTACTGGGCGAAGGACCGCGAGGTCACGAGGAGTTTCCTGGACCGGGCGAAGGCGTCCGGGTTCACCGCGCTGTTCGTCACGCTGGACACGCCCCTGCTGGCCTGGCGGCCGCGCGACCTGGACCAGGCGTACCTGCCGTTCCTGCACGGCGTGGGCACCGCCAACTACTTCTCCGACCCGGCGTTCCAGGCGGGTCTGGCCAAACCGGTCCACGAGGACCCGAACGCGGCGGTCATGCACTTCGTCGGGATGTTCGCGGATCCCGCGAAGACCTGGCCCGACCTGGAGTTCCTGCGGGACAACTGGGACGGCCCCATCGTCCTGAAGGGCGTCCTGCACCCCGACGACGCCCGGCGGGCCGTCAACGCCGGCATGGACGGCGTGGTCGTCTCCAACCACGGCGGACGCCAGGTGGCCGGCGCCGTCGCCGCGGCCGACGCGCTGCCCAGGGTGGTCGAAGCCGCCGGGGACCGACTGGCCGTCTTCTTCGACAGCGGGATCCGCACGGGCGACGACATCTTCAAGGCACTGGCGCTGGGCGCCGAGGCGGTGCTCGTCGGGCGTCCGTACGCCTACGGGCTCGGCCTCGACGGCCAGGCCGGCGTCGAGCACGTCATCCGCTGTCTGCTCGCCGAACTCGACCTGACCCTCGCCCTGTCGGGGCATGCGGGGCCGGGGGACCTCGGCGCCGACGACCTGGAGGAGGAGACCGCCTGA
- the qcrB gene encoding cytochrome bc1 complex cytochrome b subunit, with product MTTTERPAAGSRGPGASSGQRVADWFDGRLGTHTLGRKYLRKVFPDHWSFLLGEICLYSFVILILTGVYLTLFFHPSMNEVTYQGSYVPLNGIRMSEAYASTLDISFDVRGGLLIRQIHHWAALVFIAGMLMHMMRHFFTGSFRRPREVNWLFGWTLLLLGLFEGLFGYSLPDDLLSGTGMRFVDGAILSVPIVGTYLSFFLFGGEFPGHDIIARFYSLHILVIPGIMAALVVAHLILVVYHKHTQFPGPGKTERNVVGSPFMPVYLAKAGGFFFLVFGVIAIVSAVASINPVWSYGPYRADQVSTGAQPDWYLGFAEGLVRVMPGWEITAAGHTLVLGVLIPIVVFPLLLVFIGAYPFLESWVTGDKREHHLLDRPRNRPIRTSVGTAWISVYLILLAGGGNDIVATRFQLSINTVTWAVRIALFVVPVAVFVATRRICLGLQRRDRELVLHGRETGVIERLPHGEYVELHRPLSPAELHTLTRHEQPRPLEPGPAKDANGVPGPNGRALNLRVRLSRALYGEGAQVAKPTAEEYREAHRLGGHRTGGHEVSEPESGDRRSGELRSGERQVSEAGPPGD from the coding sequence GTGACCACCACCGAACGACCGGCCGCCGGGTCGAGGGGGCCCGGGGCGTCCTCCGGCCAGCGGGTCGCCGACTGGTTCGACGGCCGACTCGGCACCCACACCCTCGGCAGGAAGTATCTGCGCAAGGTCTTCCCGGACCACTGGTCGTTCCTGCTCGGGGAGATCTGCCTCTACAGCTTCGTCATCCTGATCCTGACCGGTGTCTACCTCACCCTGTTCTTCCACCCGTCGATGAACGAGGTGACCTACCAGGGCAGTTACGTCCCGCTGAACGGCATCCGCATGTCGGAGGCGTACGCGTCCACGCTGGACATCAGCTTCGACGTGCGGGGCGGTCTGCTGATCCGGCAGATCCACCACTGGGCGGCGCTGGTCTTCATCGCCGGGATGCTCATGCACATGATGCGGCACTTCTTCACGGGCTCGTTCCGCAGGCCCCGTGAGGTCAACTGGCTGTTCGGCTGGACGCTGCTGCTCCTCGGGCTCTTCGAGGGGCTGTTCGGCTACTCGCTCCCCGACGATCTGCTGTCCGGCACCGGGATGCGGTTCGTGGACGGCGCCATCCTGTCCGTGCCGATCGTCGGAACGTATCTCTCGTTCTTCCTGTTCGGCGGCGAGTTCCCCGGGCACGACATCATCGCGCGCTTCTACTCGCTGCACATCCTGGTGATCCCCGGGATCATGGCGGCCCTGGTGGTCGCGCACCTGATCCTCGTCGTGTACCACAAACACACCCAGTTCCCCGGGCCCGGAAAGACCGAACGGAACGTCGTGGGCTCGCCGTTCATGCCGGTGTACCTGGCCAAGGCGGGCGGTTTCTTCTTCCTGGTGTTCGGGGTGATCGCGATCGTCTCGGCGGTCGCGTCCATCAACCCGGTCTGGTCGTACGGCCCCTACCGCGCCGACCAGGTGTCCACGGGGGCCCAGCCGGACTGGTACCTGGGCTTCGCGGAAGGGCTGGTACGCGTCATGCCGGGGTGGGAGATCACCGCGGCCGGGCACACCCTGGTCCTCGGGGTGCTGATCCCGATCGTGGTCTTCCCCCTGCTGCTGGTCTTCATCGGCGCCTATCCGTTCCTGGAGTCCTGGGTCACCGGCGACAAACGCGAGCACCATCTCCTGGACCGGCCCCGCAACCGACCGATCCGTACGTCCGTCGGCACCGCGTGGATCAGCGTCTATCTCATCCTGCTCGCGGGCGGCGGCAACGACATCGTGGCCACCCGCTTCCAGCTGTCCATCAACACGGTCACCTGGGCCGTCCGGATCGCCCTGTTCGTCGTCCCGGTGGCGGTCTTCGTGGCGACCCGGCGCATCTGCCTGGGCCTCCAACGCCGGGACAGGGAACTGGTGTTGCACGGCCGCGAGACCGGCGTGATCGAACGGCTCCCGCACGGCGAGTACGTCGAGCTGCACCGCCCCCTCTCCCCCGCCGAGCTGCACACCCTCACCCGGCACGAGCAGCCCCGGCCGCTGGAACCCGGCCCGGCGAAGGACGCGAACGGCGTGCCGGGCCCGAACGGGCGGGCGCTGAACCTGCGGGTCCGGCTCTCGCGCGCGCTGTACGGCGAGGGCGCCCAGGTGGCGAAGCCGACGGCCGAGGAGTACCGGGAGGCACATCGGCTCGGCGGGCATCGGACCGGCGGCCACGAGGTGAGCGAACCGGAGTCCGGCGATCGGCGGTCGGGCGAACTGCGGTCCGGGGAGCGTCAGGTCAGCGAGGCGGGACCTCCAGGCGACTGA
- a CDS encoding STAS domain-containing protein — translation MPPQPHDHAAGPPPANPYARSHPGPGFTVVEVLGEIDMATAGALSEHLDTLTADGTPQVVVDLRGVDFFDCSGLRVLCRAERRARELGGALRLVSDQSRIHRLLRACGLLDRFPPLPHLPPGPPPGNG, via the coding sequence ATGCCACCCCAACCCCATGACCATGCCGCCGGGCCGCCCCCGGCGAATCCGTACGCCCGCAGCCACCCCGGCCCCGGGTTCACGGTCGTCGAAGTGCTGGGCGAGATCGACATGGCGACGGCCGGTGCCCTGAGCGAGCACCTGGACACCCTGACCGCGGACGGGACACCCCAGGTCGTGGTGGACCTGCGCGGGGTCGACTTCTTCGACTGCTCGGGCCTGCGGGTGCTGTGCCGGGCCGAGCGGCGGGCCAGAGAGCTGGGCGGTGCCCTCCGCCTGGTCTCCGACCAGTCCCGTATCCACCGCCTGTTACGCGCCTGCGGCCTCCTCGACCGCTTCCCGCCCCTGCCTCACCTTCCTCCCGGGCCCCCTCCGGGAAACGGCTGA
- a CDS encoding protease inhibitor, whose amino-acid sequence MPNTARWAATITLTATAVCGPLAGTALADPSPTALYAPSSLVFTTGHGEIAAEATPERAVTLNCAPTASGTHPAAAAACGELRASGGDFDALPTRSEVLCTREYDPVVVTVDGVWQGKRVSYERTFSNECVKNSYGMAVFTY is encoded by the coding sequence ATGCCGAACACCGCGCGCTGGGCAGCGACGATCACCCTGACGGCCACCGCCGTCTGCGGTCCCCTTGCCGGGACCGCCCTCGCCGACCCTTCGCCGACCGCGCTCTACGCCCCCTCGTCCCTGGTGTTCACCACGGGCCACGGTGAGATCGCGGCCGAAGCCACACCTGAACGCGCGGTCACCCTGAACTGCGCGCCGACGGCCTCGGGGACACACCCGGCCGCGGCGGCCGCCTGCGGCGAACTGCGGGCTTCGGGCGGGGACTTCGACGCCCTGCCGACCAGATCCGAGGTCCTGTGCACCCGTGAGTACGATCCCGTCGTCGTCACGGTCGACGGTGTCTGGCAGGGCAAGCGGGTCTCCTACGAGCGCACCTTCTCCAACGAGTGCGTGAAGAACTCCTACGGGATGGCCGTCTTCACGTACTGA
- a CDS encoding RICIN domain-containing protein codes for MHTPHPPRPPFPPGSGAAPGESDESLAALLRAQPEGELTHSVALLLARHWQPTHDYAVICLASSSNVASMVTAAAFQQVLERLRRAGSAAALRPQLLVAVRDIIKVWSAEDRISEVLPDLRKPAGGRGMRVTKSMTPENRKLAERSFQALPGLAQCVLWHTEVEAEHISVPAGLLGMDADNASAALEQAREKFREGCVRAHRELAPNKDCRYYNRLLDVPIRRGGALLPDVQQHLLACRFCRYAAEQLSHFEGGLGGLLAEGVLGWGARRYLESRPSRGHSGVRTVRHSGRRPGGGGRPRLLSPLSARQGRHSSPGPRHSKAVLTGAGLVSVALLATGLVAGLRSQDDDGADPSATAGASAGLSPGGQAPPARSSSPPGSAGLPAGPIRTRLRNLAADLCLDIKGGRATAGAGAELDACSAVGTQKWSYEKDGLLRSAADPELCLDSHVDAGVVVLGRCAAASAKRGDDVRYDLTVQGELLPRWQAGLAVAPAADEAEADVVVKIRDRSDEQRWLTDGTKATPESLSIAGTGAPSGEPSADPSAADTRIGSDAECAEPTCATAPGTSEPGGPDDRNDPNYRNEPAGPDESAESGPATSSPRTESVRRATTVDDSGPPPAGPLPLLLVKSLTVLGL; via the coding sequence GTGCACACCCCCCACCCGCCTCGTCCGCCATTTCCGCCTGGCTCCGGTGCCGCCCCCGGAGAATCCGACGAGAGCCTCGCCGCCCTCCTCAGGGCGCAGCCGGAGGGCGAACTCACCCACTCCGTCGCGCTGCTGCTCGCGCGACACTGGCAGCCGACACACGACTACGCGGTCATCTGCCTCGCCTCCTCGTCGAACGTCGCCTCGATGGTCACCGCGGCCGCCTTCCAGCAGGTGCTGGAACGCCTGAGGCGCGCCGGGTCCGCCGCCGCGCTGCGCCCCCAGCTCCTGGTGGCCGTACGGGACATCATCAAGGTGTGGTCCGCGGAGGACCGGATATCCGAGGTGCTTCCGGATCTCAGGAAACCGGCCGGCGGTCGCGGTATGCGTGTCACGAAGTCCATGACACCGGAAAATCGCAAGCTCGCGGAACGTTCTTTCCAGGCTCTCCCCGGACTCGCCCAGTGCGTGCTCTGGCACACCGAGGTCGAGGCCGAACACATATCCGTACCGGCCGGTCTGCTGGGCATGGACGCCGACAACGCGTCGGCGGCCCTTGAGCAGGCCCGCGAGAAATTCCGTGAAGGGTGTGTACGGGCCCATCGTGAACTCGCGCCGAACAAGGATTGCCGCTACTACAACCGTCTCCTGGACGTTCCGATTCGGCGTGGCGGCGCCCTCCTCCCCGATGTGCAGCAACATCTCCTGGCGTGCCGTTTCTGCCGTTATGCGGCCGAGCAGCTGAGCCATTTCGAGGGCGGTCTCGGCGGACTGCTCGCCGAAGGCGTGCTCGGCTGGGGCGCGCGTCGATATCTCGAATCGCGCCCGAGCCGGGGTCATTCGGGAGTCCGGACCGTCCGTCACAGCGGCAGACGTCCGGGCGGCGGCGGTCGTCCCCGTCTGCTGTCACCGCTCTCCGCCAGGCAGGGGCGGCATTCCTCCCCCGGCCCGCGGCACTCGAAGGCGGTCCTCACCGGAGCGGGCCTCGTGTCGGTGGCCCTGCTCGCGACCGGCCTGGTCGCGGGCCTCCGGTCGCAGGACGACGACGGCGCCGACCCCTCGGCCACCGCCGGGGCGTCCGCCGGTCTCAGCCCCGGCGGGCAGGCACCGCCCGCCAGGTCGTCGTCCCCGCCAGGCTCGGCGGGGCTCCCCGCCGGGCCCATCCGGACCCGGCTGCGCAACCTCGCCGCCGACCTCTGCCTCGACATCAAGGGCGGCCGGGCGACGGCCGGCGCCGGCGCCGAACTGGACGCGTGCTCGGCGGTGGGGACACAGAAGTGGTCGTACGAGAAGGACGGGCTTCTGCGCAGCGCCGCCGATCCCGAACTGTGCCTGGACTCCCATGTGGACGCCGGCGTGGTCGTCCTGGGCCGCTGCGCCGCCGCGTCCGCGAAGCGGGGCGACGATGTGCGCTACGACCTCACCGTGCAGGGCGAGTTGCTGCCGCGCTGGCAGGCGGGGCTCGCCGTCGCTCCCGCCGCCGACGAGGCTGAGGCGGATGTGGTGGTGAAGATCCGTGACCGTAGCGACGAACAGCGCTGGCTCACCGACGGCACCAAGGCGACTCCCGAGTCGCTGTCGATAGCGGGAACGGGCGCGCCGTCCGGCGAGCCGTCGGCCGATCCGTCCGCCGCCGACACGCGGATCGGCTCGGACGCCGAGTGCGCCGAGCCGACGTGCGCCACCGCGCCGGGGACGTCGGAACCGGGCGGACCGGACGACCGGAACGACCCGAACTACCGGAACGAACCGGCTGGACCGGATGAGTCGGCGGAGTCGGGCCCCGCCACGTCGAGTCCCCGCACCGAGTCGGTGCGCCGGGCCACGACGGTCGACGACTCCGGCCCGCCTCCCGCCGGACCGCTGCCCCTGCTGCTGGTGAAGTCGCTCACCGTCCTCGGTCTCTGA
- a CDS encoding purine-cytosine permease family protein, whose amino-acid sequence MSQNSPATPPPSLTEVEPYGVERIPDADRSASPLDLFRLAFGGANTFSTCVLGAFPILFGLSFWQGLAATVLGVVAGALILCPMAVFGPVNGTNNAVSSSAHLGVHGRVVGSFLSLLTAIAFFSISVWSSGDALVGGAHRLFGLERSDLSYVVAYALFAVLVLAVCVYGFRFMLFVNKIAVAAATLLFLLGLVAFAGDFDASYAGVFTASADAATRDLFWPSFIGSALIVLSNPVSFGAFLGDWSRYIPASTPRRRVVGAAFLSQIATLLPFVFGLATASIIAAKAPEYVDPEAPNFVGGLLAISPSWFFLPVCLLALIGGMATGTTALYGTGLDFSSVFPRLSRVRATVLVGVMSIVFIFVGRFGFDLVQSISTFATMIITCTTPWMVVMMLGFLTRRGWYDPDALQVFNRRQRGGRYWFAHGWNWRGMTAWWVSALLGVLFTNIPGQFVGPLGDLAGGVDIGLPISMAVAAVLFLGLLWFFPEPRAAYGPEGARLVRTVDVPVPPITGPGSGTDAGASAKAMAADGS is encoded by the coding sequence TTGTCCCAGAACTCCCCCGCCACGCCACCGCCGTCGCTCACCGAGGTCGAGCCGTACGGTGTCGAGCGGATCCCCGACGCGGACCGCAGCGCGAGTCCGCTCGACCTCTTCCGGCTCGCCTTCGGCGGCGCCAACACCTTCTCCACCTGTGTGCTGGGCGCCTTTCCCATCCTCTTCGGGCTCTCCTTCTGGCAGGGGCTCGCGGCGACAGTCCTCGGAGTGGTCGCGGGCGCGCTGATCCTGTGCCCGATGGCGGTCTTCGGACCGGTCAACGGCACGAACAACGCCGTCTCCTCCTCCGCGCACCTGGGCGTGCACGGCCGGGTCGTCGGCTCGTTCCTGTCGCTGCTCACGGCGATCGCGTTCTTCTCCATCTCGGTGTGGAGCTCGGGCGACGCCCTGGTCGGCGGCGCGCACCGGCTCTTCGGCCTGGAGCGCAGCGACCTGTCGTACGTCGTCGCGTACGCGCTGTTCGCCGTCCTGGTCCTCGCGGTGTGCGTGTACGGGTTCCGCTTCATGCTGTTCGTCAACAAGATCGCGGTGGCCGCGGCGACCCTGCTGTTCCTGCTCGGCCTGGTGGCGTTCGCCGGGGACTTCGACGCCTCGTACGCGGGAGTCTTCACGGCGTCGGCCGACGCGGCGACGCGGGATCTGTTCTGGCCGTCGTTCATCGGCTCCGCGCTGATCGTGCTGTCGAACCCGGTGTCGTTCGGCGCGTTCCTCGGCGACTGGTCGCGCTACATCCCGGCCAGCACACCGCGCCGCAGGGTGGTCGGGGCGGCCTTCCTGTCGCAGATCGCGACGCTGCTGCCGTTCGTCTTCGGCCTGGCGACCGCGAGCATCATCGCCGCCAAGGCCCCGGAGTACGTGGATCCCGAGGCCCCGAACTTCGTCGGCGGGCTGCTGGCCATCTCGCCGAGCTGGTTCTTCCTGCCGGTGTGTCTGCTCGCGCTGATCGGCGGCATGGCGACGGGCACGACCGCGCTGTACGGCACGGGGCTCGACTTCTCCTCCGTGTTCCCCCGGCTGTCCCGGGTGCGGGCGACGGTGCTGGTGGGCGTGATGTCCATCGTGTTCATCTTCGTGGGCCGCTTCGGCTTCGACCTCGTCCAGAGCATCTCGACGTTCGCCACGATGATCATCACGTGTACGACGCCGTGGATGGTCGTGATGATGCTGGGCTTCCTCACCCGGCGCGGCTGGTACGACCCCGACGCGCTCCAGGTCTTCAACCGGCGCCAGCGCGGTGGCCGTTACTGGTTCGCGCACGGCTGGAACTGGCGTGGCATGACCGCCTGGTGGGTCTCCGCGCTGCTCGGTGTCCTCTTTACGAACATCCCCGGCCAGTTCGTGGGACCGCTCGGCGATCTGGCCGGCGGGGTCGACATCGGTCTGCCGATCTCGATGGCCGTCGCGGCCGTCCTGTTCCTGGGGCTGCTGTGGTTCTTCCCCGAGCCGAGGGCGGCGTACGGGCCCGAGGGTGCGCGGCTCGTCCGTACCGTCGACGTGCCGGTACCGCCGATCACCGGGCCGGGAAGCGGGACCGACGCCGGGGCGAGCGCGAAGGCGATGGCGGCCGACGGCTCCTGA